CACACCGATGCGTGTTCCCGTTGGATGTGGCGTCCTCACCCATGCCCCGGAGTTCCCGTGCGACCGATCCGCGTTCATGCACTCGTCCTCGCCCTCGCCGTGCTGCCGGCCTGCATCAGCCCTACGGAGTTCCGCCTGCAGGGTCCGCTGAGCATCGAGGCAGAGGGCGGATCGCTGCAGCTGGGCAACCACACGCGAGAGACCGTCTACACCTTCGTCGTGGAGCGCAGCAGCGCCGCCCTGATCAACTGGGCCCCCTGCACCGATCCCGCGCAATGCGATGGCATCGCCCCGAACCAGCGGCGCCGGATCCCGTACTCCCGTATCACCGGCTACGAGCCCGGAGAGCATGAGGCGATCGTCTACTGGTGGCACCTGGAGGCGCGCCGCGGCGGAGGCTTCCGGCCGGACAGGATCCGCGCGGAGGTCGTCCGGCTGTAGCGCAGACGCGGTCTGCTCCCGAGCCCTGGTCCCCGAGCGCGTGCGCGTCTCCCCCCGTCCGGTGGGCGGAGATCCCCTTCCAAACCCGGAGGCAGGTGTCCGATGCCCGCACAGATCCGCGTCCTGGATGCCGGCGACGCCCCCGTTTACGTGGAGCTGCGCCTGCGCGCGCTGCGGGAGCACCCGGAAGCGTTCGCCACCTCCTACGAGGAAGAACGGGCGCGCTCCCTGGCCGAGGCGGCCCGGAAGGTCGCCCCGGGGCCCGAGCACGTGACCCTGGGCGCGTTCGACGGGGACCGGCTCGTGGGGATGGCGACGCTGGTCCGCCCCGGCAAGGCCAAGATGCGGCACCGGGCGAGCATCGCGGCGATGTACGTCGCGCCGGAAGCGCAGGGACGGGGGCTCGGGCGGGCACTGCTGGACCGGGCGCTCGCGGTGGCCGGCGAGTGGGGAGTCTCGGAGGTGTCGCTGATGGTGACCGTCGGCAACGATGCGGCGCGGAGCCTCTATGCCGGCGCCGGGTTCGTGCCGTACGGCGTCGAGCCGCGCAGCCTGTGCGTCGAGGGGCGCTTCCACGACGTGGAGCTGATGAACCTGCGGCTCCGGTGAGCCGAACGGCTCCGGTCCGGGTGGCGGACCCGCGTCGGTCCGCACGGGTATGCAGCCGGAGCCTACGGGGGTGCGTGCCGTGCCCGGCGCGCCCCGCCCGTCCCGTCGCCCGCACGGAAGCACGCAGCATGCGGATGCCCGACACACCCCTCTCCCGGCACGCATCGAGGAACCTCGAGAGCGTCCAGGCGGAGATCGTGCAGGAGAAGGCGGCGGCCCTCGCGCGCATGGCGACGCGCCTGGGGGAGGCGCTCGCCCGCCTGGAGGCGTTCGGGACCGAGCCCCAGCCGGGCGGGGACGCCCCGGCCGAGCGGAGGCGGCTGGTCGCTGCCGCGGGCGAAGCGCTCTGGTACTACGTCGTCCAGCGCGAGGCGTGCGGGATGCGGGACGTGGAGAGCGTTCTCCGCGAGTTCCGGGTGCCCCGCGAGGTGTACCTCCGCATGGGTCTCGCCTCCATCCCGCCCGAGGGGCGCGCGCCGTAGGCCGCGCGCGCCGGCTCTCCCGGCCGCTCCGCGTGACCGGCTGAGGGTCCGGTGCGTCATCCCGCCGTCCGGGTCCGCGACTCCCTTCCCCCTCGACCCAGCTCATGCGCACTGCAGCCGCGGCTCTCCTCGCGCTCGTCCTCGCGCTCGCGCCGACCGTCTCCCCGCTCGGTGCCCAGGAGGCTCCACCCTCGCTCCTGCAGCCGGCTCCGGACACGCTGGAGCTTCGCGCCCAGGACGCCGGGGCCCGGGCCGCCCGGCGCACGCCTGCCGCAGGTTGGTTCTGGACCGGATTCCTCGCCGGACTTCCCGCCGGTCCGGGTGCTCTCGCGGCGGTGGAGGGCGCCCACGACAACGGCCTCGCCGCCGCCACGGTCCTGGGGGCGGGCGCCTCGTTCGGCGTGGCCGCAGCGGCGGCGAACAGCCGGGTGCGGCTGTCCTCCGAGCAGCGGGCGCTGCTGGCGGACGCGGACAGCACGTATGCGGAGAGCTACCGGAGGGCCTACACCGACGCGGTGCGGAGCAAGCGGATGAACCGCGCGCTGGTCGGCTCGGCGGCGGGGGCGGCGACGGGGGCGGCGGCCCTGTACGCCCTGCTCTGCCTCGCTTTCTGCGGAGCGTACACGTAGCCGCTCACCGCGCGAGCTCCGCCTCGCCCGCCGAAAGGAACACCCTCCTCCCCTCCGCGCCCACCACCGCCGCGAAGTAGTAGCGTCCGGGCGGAAGCCCCGCTCCCAGGATCTCGCGCGCGGTCGCCCGCACCTCGAAGGTCCGCGACTCTCCCCGGTGCAGGGTCATCTGCTGCAGTCCGGGACCGCAGCTCCGCTCCGACTTCCAGTCCGGCTCCCCCGAGCGCGGCGCAGCGTCCCGGCGCGCGCGGTCGCGGTACGCATGGACCACCAGCGGGCAGTCCGCCGAGTAGCGCAGCAGGGAGCTCCCGGCATGGGTGAGCGTGGCGGTCACCCGGGTCCGCACGGTACGCGGGGCGGTGGAGACCACGTCCGTCGCCGCCCGGTACGTCACGAAGTCGGCGGTCCGGGAGGAGGGGAGCGTCGGGCGCGGGAGCGACAGCTCCGCGCTCCCCGCCGGGAACTCCGGCGTGGGGCGGAAGTTGAGGCGCAGGCTCGCCGTGAAGTAGTAGCGCCCGTCCGTGAGGGAGTCCCCGAGCACCTCCACCAGCGGGACCCGCAGCCGGAGCTCCTTCGGGCTGAACGTTTCCCCCGGGGCGAGGGTATGGCTGGCCAGGTACGAGGGGCATGCGTACCCCATCGTCCCCTCCCAGGGCTCCCGCCGCTCCGAGCGCCACGCGGGCTCGCCGGCGCGCGCCGGGGTCCGGTAGGCGCGCAGGTGCAGCGCGCAGGCCCCGTACTCCACGTAGACGGGCCGGGCCGTCGTGTTGGTGACGCTGGCCTCCGCGTGCAGCTCCCGGCCCTTCACCCGCGTCTCCGCCCGGAAGGCCAGCCCTTCCAGCCGGGGGGAGAGCTCCACCTCGCCCGCGGGGATCTCCAGCGTGCGGTCCGCCAGGCGGAAGAGCACCGCCAGGGCGTAGCGCCCCGGCGGGAGCGACTCGCCCAGGATGCGCCAGACGTCCGCCTGGCGCCCGAACGTACGCGACTCGCCGGGGCCGAGCGCGAGCCGCATGGGAGCCTGCGCGCACCCGATCCCGCGGCTCTCGTCCCACGCCGGCTCCCCCGTCCTCGCCGGGGTCCGGTAGGCGCGCAGCAGCACCGTACACCCGCGGATCCCGGTCTCGATCCGCTCCCGGGACGGGTTGCTCACCGTGAGCGCGACGTGCACCGTCTGCGGCGCCTGCGCGCCGGGGGCCTCCACCCGGGCACCTGTCTCCGCGGCGAGGTGGGACTCCGCGTGGAAGACCAGCCCCGCAGCGGCGTAGGCACCCGGCGTCCCGGGGACCGGCTCCGGGCGCACGGCGGGCTCGTTCGCCTCGATGTTGCGCAGCGGCTCCCGGCACTCCGGGGGCGGCTCACGCGTGATCCGCTCCAGGCGAGAGCGCACCTCCTCGTTGCTCAGCGCCTCGATCTCCGGCGGAATGGGGGGGCGCTGCACCTCGGGCGGCGAATTGATCCCCGGCGCGTACAGCTCCCGGCGCCCTCCGTTGTCCATCCACCACGCCCAGTGGAACTCCCGCACCCGCAGATCGCTGGCGAGCCGCCGCAGCTCCTCGACCCGGCCCACCACCCGGAGCCCGTAGACCGCGGGTTCGCCCCGCCGCAGGCGCTCCGGCGCGGAGCGGAGCCGCTCCATCTCCGCGAGCCGCATCCGGCTCGCCGGGTCGCGGTCCCCCGGCGCCGGGCGGACGTCCCGCTCCGAGCGCATCGTCATGCGCGTGCGCGCGAGCATGTGGCAGGGGGCCTCCCGGAACTCCTCGGCCCGCCTGCGGCGCGCCTCCGCCACCAGCTCCGGGCGCGCCTCCTCCACCGGCACCTCGTGGATCCCCGGGATCCCGGCGACGCCCAGGTACACCACGAACGGACGCACGTCGTAGCGGCGGAGGAGCTCCTGCACCTCGTCGTCCGGGAGCACCCGCCCGAAGCCGACGCTCGCGACGGTCCGGCCGGCGGAATCCACTGCCGGCTCGGCCGGGCGCGCGGCGGAAGGCGGGCGGGGAGGCAACGTGTCCCGCGCCCTGGACGCACTCGGCTGCGGCGGGCCGGAGCAGGCGACCGCGAGGCAGCCGATCAACAGGGCCGCCGGGGAAAGACGCGGCATCGGCACCCGGGGGTGGGCGTGACGGAAGAGATCCGGAGGAGGGACACGGCAATGGCGGGGCCACCCGGTCGGCGGCCCGCGCCCGGATCACCGATCGCCCCCGGCGGGCGCGGGCTCCGCCGCGGAGCGCTCGGTCGGGTGTCCGCCGGCCTGCCAGTCGGCGTAGCCGCCCGCGAGGTTGATCACGTCCCGGAAGCCCTTCGCCTGGAGCACGCTGGCGGCGATCGCCGAGCGCGCCCCGCCCTGGCAGTGCACCACGAGCGGGCGGTCCCGCGGGACCTCGTCCAGGCGGTCGGCCAGGTACCCCACCGGGAGGTTCGGCACCCCGGGCAGGTGCCCCGCCTCCCACTCCGCCGCCCCGCGCACGTCCAGCACCGCCACGCCTCCCCCGCCCATCCGCTGCGCCAGCTCCGCGCTGGTAATCTGCGGGGTGGTCTGCAGCTCGCGCCCCCCGGCCGCCCAGGCGGCCACCACGTCCGCGCCGAACCAGCCCGCCACGCGGTCCAGCCCGATCATCGCCAGGTCGCGCACGGCCTCGTCCACCGCCCCCGGGCCCGCGTCGTCCACCAGCAGGTAGAAGGGGCGGTCGTAGGGGACCAGCCACCCGGCCCAGGTGGTGAACGAGCGGTTCAGCGGGATGCTGATCGTGCCCGGCACATGACCCGCGGCGAACTCCGCGGCGGGGCGCGTGTCCACCACCAGCGCCCCCTCCCCGAGCAGCTCCGCGAGCCGCCCCTCCGGGAGCCGCTGCGGGCGCTCGAGGCCGCCGAGGACCCGCGGGCCCTCCCGGTTGATGCGCTTCATCTCGGCGAAGTACCGGGGCGGCTCCGGCTGCCCCTCGAGCACGGCCCGCACGAACCCGTCCTCCTCCGTGATGGAGAGCGCCCGGTTGAACATGCGCTCGTAGCCGACGGTGCTGTGCGGGATGGAGCTCAGCCCCTTGCCGCACGCCGAGCCGGCCCCGTGCCCGGGCCAGACCTGCAGGTAGTCCGGCTGCTCCTTGAAGCGCTCGAGGCTGCGGAAGAGGGTTCGCGCCCCGGCCTCCATGGTGCCCTCCACCTTCGCCGCCTTCTCCAGCAGGTCCGGGCGGCCCACGTCGCCCACGAAGACGAAGTCCCCTGTCAGCATTCCGATGGGCCGGTCCGCGCCCGCGGTGTCGGTCACCAGGAAGGAGAGGTGCTCCGGGGTGTGCCCCGGGGTGTGCAGCACGTCGATCCGGACGTTGCCCACCATGAAGGTGTCGCCGTCCTTCAACAGGACGGCGTCGTAGTCGCTGGCGAAGGCATACTTCCAGCTCTCGTCGCCCTCGTCGGAAAGGAAGAGCTTCGCCCCGGTGCGCTCGGCCAGCTCGCGGGCACCGGAGACGAAGTCCGCGTGGATGTGCGTCTCCGTAACGTGGGTGAGGCGTACCCCCTCCGCCTCCGCGGCGCGGACGTACGCGCCCACGTCCCGGTTGGGGTCCACCACCAGCGCCTCGCCGGTCGCGGCGCAGCCGATCAGGTAGCTCGCCTGCGCCAGCTTGTCGTCGTAGAACCGCTTCAGGATCATGGCATCCTCCTCGCCGTAGCCGTGAACGGCAATGTCCTCTGCCCCGGCCTACCGTGTCAACACCCGCCGCCGGGTGTGCGACTGCGGAGTGGCACGCGGCCGCACCTCACCCGCTCCGGAGACCGCCTCCATGCCCGCAGGCCGCACCTCGCCCGCCCGCCGCCGCAGCACCGCCCCCGGGATCGTTCTCGGGCTCGGGCTGGGGGGCTTCGTCGACGGGATCGCGCTCCACCAGATCGCCCAGTGGCACAACATGGGCTCCGCCGTGCTCCCGCCGGACACCATGGAGGCCATGCGGCGGAACATGGTGTGGGACGGCTGGTTCCACGTGCTGTCGTTCGCCCTCACGGTGGCCGGCGCCTACCTGCTGCTGCGCGATGCCCGCGCGGGGGTGCCGCTGCCGGACGGGCGCGCATTCACGGGCCAGATGCTCCTGGGGTGGGGCCTCTTCAACCTGGTGGAGGGGACCATCGACCACCACCTGCTCGGCATACACCACGTGCGCGACGTCCCCGTGCACGTCCCCGCCTACGACTGGATCTTCCTGGCGGTGGGCGGCGTGGGGCTCGTCGCGCTCGGCTGGCTCCTGTCGCGCTCGCCCCGCACCGGCACGTAGTGGCCGCCCGGCTACATCTGCATGTCCGCCATCATGGCCCGGTGCATCTCCATGAGCCGGGTGAGCCGGGCGTCGTGCGCCGGCATGAAGGACTGCAGCTCCGCCGGAGCCATCTCCGGCATCCGGGTCAGGTCCTGGCGGAGCGAGTCCACGGTGGCGTTCCAGGCCGCGTCGCCGCTCATGTTCATCCCCCGCATCTCCCGGTTGAACTCGGCGATCATGTTCGCGGCCATCTGCCGGTGCATGGGGAGCATCGAGCGCAGGCTGTCGCCGCTCGCCCCGTGCATGGTGCGCATGTGGGCCTGCATCTGTTGCATGGTCCCGCCGTTCTGCATCCCGTGCATTCCCTCCATCCCGGGCATGCCCGCCCCGGCGGCGGGCGGTGCTTCGGCCGGGGCGGCCTCCTCCCGCGGCTCGTCGGAGGCGCAGGCGGCCGCCGCCAGGGCGACTGCGAGGAGCGGGGTGCGGAAGTACGTCTTCATCATGGGTCTCCCTGTGAACGTGGGTCGAGCTTCATGGATTGCGCGCTTCAGCCGTCGGCGGGGTGCAGCGCCCCGGCGGGGACCCGCTCCCGGGGGGCGGGGTCGGCGGCGCGCCGGACCTCGTGCTCCTTCCAGAGCGAGTAGATCGCGGGGATCACCACCAGGGTGAGCAGGGTGCTGCTCACCATCCCGCCCACCATGGGCGCGGCGATGCGCTTGGCGACGTCCGCTCCCGCCCCGGTGCCCCACATGAGCGGGAGCAGCCCGGCGATGGTCGCGATGACCGTCATCATCTTGGGGCGCACCCGCTCCACGGCGCCGTGCTCCACCGCGGAGTCCACGTCGGCGCGACCGCGCAGCAGCCCCTGGTGCAGGCGGTCGCGGTAGGCGTGGTCCAGGTAGAGGAGCATCACCACGCCGGTCTCCGCCGCCACCCCCGCCAGGGCGATGAAGCCGATCCCGGTGGCCACGCTCAGGTTGTAGTCCAGCAGCCACATCAGCCACACCCCGCCCACCAGCGCGAAGGGGAGCGACAGCATCACCACCAGCGTCTCCGCGACGCTGCCGAACTGGAAGTACAGGAGCAGGAAGATGATGGCCAGGGTGATGGGGACCACCACCATGAGCCGCCGGTTGGCCCGCTCCATGGCCTCGAACTGCCCCGACCACTCCAGGCGGTACCCCTCCGGGAGGACCAGCTTCTCCTCCAGGAGACGCCGGGCGTCGGCCACGTAGCCGCCCACGTCGCGGTCACGGACGTCCACGTACACGACGTTGTTCAGGTACGCGTTCTCGGACTTGATGAGCGTGGAGCCCTTCACCACCCCGATGGAGGCGAGCTCCCCCAGCGAGACCTGCGCCCCCGCGGGCGTCGCTACCAGGATCCCGGCCACCTTCTCCGGCGAGTCGCGCAGCTCGCGCGGGTAGCGCACCAGCACGGAGTACCGCTCCCGCCCCTCGACCACCTGCCCCGCCGGCATCCCGCCGACGGCCGCCATCACGGCCATCTGCACGTCGTCCACCGTCATCCCGTACCGGGCGGCGGCGGCGCGGTCCACCCGGATGTCCAGGTAGCGCCCGCCCACGGCGCGCTCGGCGAACACGGAGGCGGTGCCCTCCACCTGCGGGAGCAGCCCCTCGATCCGCTTGCCGATCCGGTCCAGCTCCTCAAGCTCCGGGCCGAAGACCTTGATCCCCACCGGCGTCTTGATCCCGGTCGCCAGCATGTCCAGGCGGTTCCGGATGGGCATGGACCACATGTTCGCCACCCCGGGCGTCTGCACCGTCCGGTTCATCTCCGAGACGATGGAGTCGTAGTCCACGCCGGGGCGCCACTCCCGCTCCGGCTTCAGGATCACCGTTGTCTCGATCATGGAGAGCGGCGCCATGTCGGTGGCCGTCTCGGCGCGCCCGATCTTCCCCAGCACCGTCTCCACCTCGGGGATGCGGGCCAGGGCGCGGTCCCTCTGCTGGAGGATCTGCCTGGCCTGCCCGGAGCCCACGCCGGGGAAGAGCGAGGGCATGTCCATGACGCTCCCCTCGTTCAGCGGGGGCATGAACTCGCTCCCCAGCCGGCTCCAGGGGACGAAGGTGAGCGCCAGCACGGCCGCTGCGGCGCCGATCACGGGCCAGCGGCGACGCAGCACGAAGTGGATCACCGGCCGGTAGGCGCGGATCAGCACGCGGTTCACCGGGTTGGCCTTTTCCGGCCGCACGGGGCCCCGGATGAACAGCCCCATCATCACCGGGACCAGGGTGATGGAGAGGAGCGCCGCCGACGCCATGGCGAGCGTCTTGGTCCAGGCCAGCGGCTTGAAGAGGCGGCCCTCCTGCGCCTCCAGGGCGAACACGGGGAGGAACGACAGGGTGATGATGAGGAGCGAGGTGAAGAGCGCCGGCCCCACCTCCTTGGACGACTCCACCACCAGATCCCAGTGGCCGAGCGGCTTCCCCTCGCGCTCGTTGCGCTCCATGTGCTTGTGGAGGTTCTCCACCATCACGATGGCCGCGTCGATCATGGCCCCGATGGCGATGGCGATCCCCGCCAGCGACATGATGTTGGCGCCCAGCCCCAGCGCCCGCATCCCCAGGAACGCCATGAGGATCCCGATGGGGAGCGTTACGATGGCCACCAGGGCGCTGCGGGCGTGCAGGAGGAAGATCACCGTGACGAGCGCCACGATGAGCGATTCCTCCACCAGCTTCTCGCGCAGCGTGGCGATGGCCTCGCGGATCAGGCCGGAGCGGTCGTAGCCGCTCGCGAACACCACGCCGGGGGGGAGGGAGCGCTCGACCTCCTCCATCTTCTCCTTGACCCGCTCGATCACGGCGAGCGGGTTCTCGCCGTAGCGCATGACCACGAAGCCGGTGACCACCTCGCCCTTTCCGTTCAGCTCGGCGATCCCGCGCCGCAGCTCCGGGCCCAGCTGCACGTGGGCGACGTCGCCCACGGTGACGGGCACCCCCCCGGGGCCGGTGCCCAGCCCCACCGCGCGGATGTCCTCCACTCCCTGGAACCGGCCGCGGCCCCGCACCACGTACTCGGTGCCGCCCAGCTCCAGCACGCGCCCGCCCACGTCCTGGTTGGAGGCCTGCACGGCCTCCACCACCCGGGACATGGGGATCCCGTAGGCGAGGAGCCGGGCCGGGTCCGCCTCCACCTGGTACTGCTTCTCGAAGCCCCCTAGCGAGGCGATCTCCGCCACGCCCGGGACGGCGGTGAGCGCCGGACGCACCGTCCAGTCCTGGAGCGAGCGGAGCCGGGCCAGGTCCAGCCGTCCCGTGGTGTCGGCCAGGACGTACTGCATCACCCACCCCACCCCGGTG
This window of the Longimicrobiaceae bacterium genome carries:
- a CDS encoding DUF6665 family protein, with amino-acid sequence MPDTPLSRHASRNLESVQAEIVQEKAAALARMATRLGEALARLEAFGTEPQPGGDAPAERRRLVAAAGEALWYYVVQREACGMRDVESVLREFRVPREVYLRMGLASIPPEGRAP
- a CDS encoding rhodanese-like domain-containing protein; its protein translation is MILKRFYDDKLAQASYLIGCAATGEALVVDPNRDVGAYVRAAEAEGVRLTHVTETHIHADFVSGARELAERTGAKLFLSDEGDESWKYAFASDYDAVLLKDGDTFMVGNVRIDVLHTPGHTPEHLSFLVTDTAGADRPIGMLTGDFVFVGDVGRPDLLEKAAKVEGTMEAGARTLFRSLERFKEQPDYLQVWPGHGAGSACGKGLSSIPHSTVGYERMFNRALSITEEDGFVRAVLEGQPEPPRYFAEMKRINREGPRVLGGLERPQRLPEGRLAELLGEGALVVDTRPAAEFAAGHVPGTISIPLNRSFTTWAGWLVPYDRPFYLLVDDAGPGAVDEAVRDLAMIGLDRVAGWFGADVVAAWAAGGRELQTTPQITSAELAQRMGGGGVAVLDVRGAAEWEAGHLPGVPNLPVGYLADRLDEVPRDRPLVVHCQGGARSAIAASVLQAKGFRDVINLAGGYADWQAGGHPTERSAAEPAPAGGDR
- a CDS encoding DUF2243 domain-containing protein, whose amino-acid sequence is MPAGRTSPARRRSTAPGIVLGLGLGGFVDGIALHQIAQWHNMGSAVLPPDTMEAMRRNMVWDGWFHVLSFALTVAGAYLLLRDARAGVPLPDGRAFTGQMLLGWGLFNLVEGTIDHHLLGIHHVRDVPVHVPAYDWIFLAVGGVGLVALGWLLSRSPRTGT
- a CDS encoding GNAT family N-acetyltransferase, with the translated sequence MPAQIRVLDAGDAPVYVELRLRALREHPEAFATSYEEERARSLAEAARKVAPGPEHVTLGAFDGDRLVGMATLVRPGKAKMRHRASIAAMYVAPEAQGRGLGRALLDRALAVAGEWGVSEVSLMVTVGNDAARSLYAGAGFVPYGVEPRSLCVEGRFHDVELMNLRLR
- a CDS encoding CusA/CzcA family heavy metal efflux RND transporter — encoded protein: MLKRIIEWSVGHRLLVLLATAALTAGGLWAMLRTPVDAIPDLSDVQVIVMTEWPGQAPELVEDQVTYPLSTELLKVPGIRLVRGMSQFGLSAVFVVFEDGTDLYWARSRVLEYLNGVRDRLPEGAMPMLGPDATGVGWVMQYVLADTTGRLDLARLRSLQDWTVRPALTAVPGVAEIASLGGFEKQYQVEADPARLLAYGIPMSRVVEAVQASNQDVGGRVLELGGTEYVVRGRGRFQGVEDIRAVGLGTGPGGVPVTVGDVAHVQLGPELRRGIAELNGKGEVVTGFVVMRYGENPLAVIERVKEKMEEVERSLPPGVVFASGYDRSGLIREAIATLREKLVEESLIVALVTVIFLLHARSALVAIVTLPIGILMAFLGMRALGLGANIMSLAGIAIAIGAMIDAAIVMVENLHKHMERNEREGKPLGHWDLVVESSKEVGPALFTSLLIITLSFLPVFALEAQEGRLFKPLAWTKTLAMASAALLSITLVPVMMGLFIRGPVRPEKANPVNRVLIRAYRPVIHFVLRRRWPVIGAAAAVLALTFVPWSRLGSEFMPPLNEGSVMDMPSLFPGVGSGQARQILQQRDRALARIPEVETVLGKIGRAETATDMAPLSMIETTVILKPEREWRPGVDYDSIVSEMNRTVQTPGVANMWSMPIRNRLDMLATGIKTPVGIKVFGPELEELDRIGKRIEGLLPQVEGTASVFAERAVGGRYLDIRVDRAAAARYGMTVDDVQMAVMAAVGGMPAGQVVEGRERYSVLVRYPRELRDSPEKVAGILVATPAGAQVSLGELASIGVVKGSTLIKSENAYLNNVVYVDVRDRDVGGYVADARRLLEEKLVLPEGYRLEWSGQFEAMERANRRLMVVVPITLAIIFLLLYFQFGSVAETLVVMLSLPFALVGGVWLMWLLDYNLSVATGIGFIALAGVAAETGVVMLLYLDHAYRDRLHQGLLRGRADVDSAVEHGAVERVRPKMMTVIATIAGLLPLMWGTGAGADVAKRIAAPMVGGMVSSTLLTLVVIPAIYSLWKEHEVRRAADPAPRERVPAGALHPADG